DNA sequence from the Glycine soja cultivar W05 chromosome 18, ASM419377v2, whole genome shotgun sequence genome:
TTTTAAGGCAAAGGTTCGATCTCAATTCTAATGTGGTGATGTCCTAGGTacatacatgtatttttttattcgtCTAACTTGTATGGGGTTCATTTATTTGTAGAAGAAAATCTTTGAACCTATAACAGGGTTATTTCTCAAATCAAAGAATTTGAGGTTGGAAATGAAGAATTCTGAAGCTAATGAGACGGGGTGTTTAGGAATAAAATCAAAGACAAAAATCTGAATATGTTTTGTTAATATCCAATACAATAATAGTAATCAATCTCTAATCAAGGAAGAATTAATATGTATCCGAATGTCTTTAGTGATGTGTCCAATTGGACATGTATAGTGTGTTTGAAGTAGTAGACCGTTGATGTTTGAGTTAGACGACTGATGTGTGTGTATATGCTGTAGAAATTCATTtctaaagaagaaagaaatacaTAAATATGGGCATATACTTTTTCAATAAtgattttatatacttttttttgttattttttataaccctttttccatcattttttgtttttttatctttccttttctttctcttcacttGACCTATTGCATCTCACgtattttttgttatctttcTATCTTTCTCATCATTCAAAATAGATACacttctaaaaaattataagaccatcaattttcataatttttaagacatcttccttttcactaatttttttaataaaaagataaaaaatattatttcattgtaatttttttaaagtagagATATAGTAATCCtataatttaatgtaaataCACTAGCACtataaatgttatatatatatatatatatatatatatatatatatatatatatatatatatattatcattcaattattGCTATGCATTATGTATGCTAAAATTACTAAattttatagtaattattttaaaaattatatctagaataatttttaattgatttataattataaaatttaagctCTTAGAAAGGACCAATTAAATTGTGGGAAATTTACACACGTAAATAAATCCTTAAAGAGGTGTGTCAAACACACGTTTCAATACACTGATCTATGCTTGCTTATTCATCACCATACAACAATCATGAACAAACAGATcatgcataaaattttaaattcttattattctcaaattaaaaaataaaacttggtttttttatcattaggaaaataaataaatttgattttaacaataatttatgattaattatgatgttcaaatataataattattatagatattttaattattagttaaatttaacatattaatattgtaagtataattaattttagtttttaaatttgccCCCCTCAAAAGAAATGGCCTAGCTCAGCCCCTGCCTGAGAGTTGGGCCAAATTTCTACTTGCTATTTTTGCTAAGTACTCCCCCCATCccctttattatattttaattactcattatatcattttttttttcctttaaagggACACATCCATTGAAATCTCTTTTAAACTAATCCAGTACtacagaactcatcagtcaggaAACAACAAACCTGAGGATCACTAAATCATATAGCAGTTCAATAACAAAATTTGATAAGAGGATCATGCTACTCCTTCAAACACACACCTGGATTCAAGCACCACTGAACATATGAGTATGAAAAGGATGCATCGAAATTCTTGAGTCAGGTCCACGaatggaaattaaaataatatcctGTATGATGTTCTGCCTATGAAAGATCTTTTCGTTTAAATCAATATTATCTAATGTGTTCCAAGAGTACACATATAACACCCCCACCAAACTACTCTTCACTTGCTTGCATAATCTTTGTTCCAAGCAACAAAAACTCGTGCTGTGAGTTGTGTGATTTTACAGATGCGGGTAAGTAACTATTCAGATCCACTCAACCAACCATAGCAAACTGACAACTATAAATGTCACCACTAGTTAAGGTAGTCTAACTCATTTGGTTGAACATAATGCGTGATTTGTTATAATTTCCTTAACACTGTTTTTTATtctcagattaaaaaaaaagcagcCACCACTTACCACTACGTTCTGACAAGTctccaaaggaaaaaaaaattgatctttGGAGGGACTCAGATTCCAAGTATGTGCCAAAGTGTCATCAATACAAGAACCGAATTGAAGATCTCACAAAGCTATGTATGTAGTTTCCTGATTGATCTTTCCGCCACCTCCATGAATAATCCAACACAGCCACTTTGATCTCCATTAAAAACCTCTTAAACACTTGGATTTCCCAAGCAAACCACTCCCCTTGAACCCATTTATATTCACCCATTATTCATGATCATGACTCATGAGTGTAGgccaacattaattatttaattttcccAATATTTGAGTTTAGGAGAATTATATATTATACGaattaaaactgaaaaataatgaATGAGCAATCACTTGCAGTGTGATTAAAGAagctttaaaaaataagaatacatacatacataccgTGAATAAGGGAGAAGGGCTGCTGCCATTAGGAAAATGTGATCCCTGAACGTACTCTTCCAAGTTCCAACTAGCATCTTTCAACCTCTTCACAGTAACCCAGTAATTATGTAACTATCAACCCCGTTTCCATCACTTCCCAATCAGCAAATCCTCCAAACTAGGGCTTGTCAATGGCGCCAGTGAACTGCTCCGCAGCGTCAAGAAAACGAACAGAAAACTGACTTAACTCCTTCATGCATACTTCATTTGGCTCAGGGGAATATAGATCAGTTGATAGAACTCGGCTCTTGCAATTTAATCTTTGCAACTACGAGTTAAATGTCTAATTGTTCAGGCCATAATGATAGTATCGTGTACTACCCTTTTTGCATGCTTCTTGGATCTGTTCCCCAAAAATAACGAAGTTAGCAATACTggttctctttttattttttaatctggtATCAAGGATTTATCATAATTCACACACTCTACTGAACTTAAGAGATGCAAAAATCAATGAATAATTTGTAAACAGGCTTTTATAGTTTACATGatattatatcattaattaCTTCAGCAGCTATATATATTTGCAATATTCATATCACCTATAACTAAAAATTATCCAGTCCATTACACCAGTAATttgtaaaaattcaaaatatacctAAAACGTAAATTtttgataaaagaataaaacttatggataataaaaaatataaattaaaatttaaaaatagatcttgaaaattttaatctaaaaataaaaataattttatttaatgaaatattactttaataattaattgttagtaataagtaaaataaaaactataacttttaattaataattaagtagatttcgaattttataatataaaaggtGGATTTTGGAATTTCATATAGTGGGTGGCTATATATAGTTATAAATAAGGTGGCTGAAGCCTGAAGGTCTACATTGTGCTGCTTCTCTATGCATGGTGTTGCTATCTGGTGTCTCTGGAATAACTATAGAAAATCAATGAAGACCATTTAGATACTAAATGATAATGGGGAAGCATTGCCCAAGATCTGGACCCAATCGTATAATATCATAAACTTATATGTATGATtatcaatattataataaaagaatCTCAATCTTAATGCATTGAATGTATGTTGTGAAGCACATCTCTTGAGAAATATTCATGTACGGAATTACAGTActattaattttggtttttgatCCTTTGcacgattttatttttaatgcttTCTTCAATTAAACAGTAATACTTTGATTACTTTCCATTGTTATTCAgtcttttcaagtaaaaaaggaaatttTCAATGTCAATAATATCTTTCCCACTTTTCTTTTCCATATCAGATCATTCCTTTGATAAAGTCCCCAAATCACACACAAACTTTGCATTACACAAATCTCTCTATGTCACCCTCTCCCCATATCATCAGAGAAAAACACATTCACTTTTACTGAATCTCAAAAGGccaaaaagaaaacatggaCAACCCTCCGTTGAGCAAGTACTTTGATAAAATCCGGTTTGTGTTTTTCAcctccttcattttttgtatGTCATTACTTCTCTGGGACTATTATATGGCTGTGAGTGATCGTGGCATTACATTTTTACCATCAAATTCTTCTTTCAATTATAATGAAAATGCCGATTGTCCTAGAAAATTTAATCATACCAATCAAAATAGTGTATCAAGTGGGGCCTCCAATATACCAAGGTACATTGTAGAGAATCACACAGAGACCATAGTTCCTGAAGCACATGGTGAAGTGGATAAGAGAGTCCACATGAGTTCCCCTCCTTTGAATAGAGACAATGTTGGACTTGTTTCAAATTTGTCCACTAGAAATTTGGATTCTTGTTCTGGTCAATATGTCTATGTTTATGATCTTGCTAGCAGGTTCAATGAGGATTTGCTGAAGGGGTGTCACTCTCTCATGAAGTGGGATGATATGTGCCCTTACATGTCTAACTTAGGCCTTGGACAGAAGGTTATTGAGAAATCAAAGGAGAAGGCTCTATTGAAGGAAAGCTGGTATGCAACTAACCAATTTTCACTTGAGGTTATTTTCCATAACACAATGAAGAACTACAAGTGCTTAACCAATGATTCCTCACTGGCTTCTGCTATATATGTACCCTACTATGCTGGCCTTGATGTGGGTCAGTACCTCTGGGGAGGCTTCAATGTTTCAATCAGAGATGCTTCACCAAAAGAACTAGTGAAGTGGCTGGCTCAACAACCCGAATGGAAAAGAATGTGGGGTAGAGATCATTTCATGGTTGGAGGGAGAGTTGGTTGGGACTTCAGGAGAAGAACAGAAAATAATGATGACTGGGGCACCAAGCTAATGCTTTTTCCAGAAGCAAGAAACATGTCAATTATGCTAATTGAATCTGGCTCAAAGGTCAATGAGTTTCCAATCCCATATCCAACTTACTTTCACCCCTCCAAGGATAAGGAGGTTTTTCAGTGgcagaaaaaaatgataaaagtgaAAAGGCCTTACTTGTTTTCATTTGCAGGTGCTCCAAGGCCTAATTCTAATTCATCATCCTCCATCAGAAATGAGATAATCAAACAATGCCAATCCTCTAGGAGCTGCAAACTTCTAAGTTGCAATGACGGTCATAATTATTGCAATGATCCTGTGCATGTTACAAAGGTGTTTCAGAGCTCAGTTTTCTGTTTACAGCCTCCAGGGGATTCATTCACTAGGAGATCAACTTTTGACTCAATTTTGGCAGGTTGCATTCCTGTTTTCTTTCATCCAGAATCAGCATATAACCAATATTTGTGGCATTTGCCCAGAAATGGTTCTAGCTACTCTGTGTACATACCAGAAAGAGATGTCAGAGAGAAGAGAGTAATGATCAATGAGAAATTGTCTAGAGTTCCAAAAAGTGAAGTGTTGGCAATGAGAAAGGAGATTGTAAGACTTATTCCAAGGATAATATATCGTTATCCAAGTTCTAGATTAGAGACCGTTGAAGATGCATTTGATATAGCAGTTAAGGGAATTCTTGGGAGAATAGAAGCAGCAAGAAGGAACATCACAAATGTCAATTATACCATTTCCTAGCGTGCAGGAGAGAAGGATGCTCATGTTTCTTTTTGCCTCAGGTTCGATTATCAACTCAGgtgaaattacaaattaaataaataaaattcaaaaaatataaccCTTTTCAAGATGGATTTTAAAGGCACTCTTTTAAGCACTTGGAAAGGTCTTGCAGGCAGATGATGTTGTTAGTTAGCtgcatttttatttcattttgattttgatctagtgggataagggtttattgttattttttttcttcagaatAGACATATCCTATGTATTTTGCCCCTACAATATTGCGTTGTTATTCAGTTTTAAGGCGAAGGTTCAATCTCAATTCTAAAGTGGTGATGTCCTAGGTacatacatgtatttttttttattcgttaggtttatatatatgtatgatcaAAATACAGTTTTCAGTGTTGAGTTTAATCTTTTCCATTAAAAGTTACAAACTCACATTTCTCTTGAGAGTATTGACTCTGGCATGCCTGATGCCTAGAAGGCTAAGATAGGAGTTCTTCCAAGGTGGACTGGTGTTTCCTTGTGATTGAGGAAATACTATGTAAGATAGTTTAATATATAGAAAAGACACTCCCATGTCCAACTATATCCTATTTTGATGTAATAACAaactaattttacttttaactgTGGTATAATCCATATTCATGAGTGTAAGTCAATTTTCCTACTACTTATCTTTACTTTGGTCACCAAATCCATGACATTTACAATGTATTAGATGAATAAAACTGAATAATTAATGACCAACCACTTTGGTGTGAGTGAgttaatatttgatttaattgcaCTTAGATGTTTTTGAGATTTATGCCACATGGTCATCCCTGCAGAGTTGGGAGACCAAGGATAGTAGGATACCGTCGTCTGTAGAATCAGATTCAAACGATGATGTGTATAAAGCCTCTGTCCAAGGCTAGCTTCAGGCCATATTCGATTTTGTTTGACCAATaattaaaagacaaaaagaaagaaataataagatACTAGCCGGAAAATCACATAATATTGCACATATTTCGTTACTTTTTAAAAAGGAATATTACAGATTATTTTaggattaaatttgtttttttttatctctaaactttttgtcaaatttatttttaatttctaaatattttttttagcgtTTTTCGTCCCctacatttttttctctattaacaGTTTTAATGTCACTTACCTGATTGTGTGGCAAATGGTAATCACGATTCATAACTTGTTACGTCATGACACAGTTCAATTTTGATATTCactcaataaattatttttaataataataataataattaaatatttaaaaaagaatgaatgttgaaatcataaatattaaCTATCTTAATTTGATTAAGTTATATCTTTAAACCATGGAATGTGATGATTGTGgttgatttaatatttttcacatatcaaaaattgaatacagattattcttttaaatagaTTATTGGGCAcattagtattaaaaaaaagccACAATAAtgaaagataataattaaattaacacttaataataatagtaataataataacaataaaatagggATCTTCATGACTTGGGCGACACAATGTTGAAGAATTTGGAAACCACTTAAAGGAAGGATGGCCTGCTTATCCAAACTTCTAAtaaataaggtaaaaaaatCTGACATGAAACCAGACGGATAATTAGGCAAATGAGATCCGCTAATTGTATTTACAAATTTGATGACAAAGATTTTTGTCCTCCATTTTTTGATACTCATATTCATAGTgataaatatagaaaattagTTCATATATACTTGcagaataaattaattttacaatgtAATACAATCTcaaattaaaagagataagtttataaacataaataataattattttaagaatttagtAATCATGTATGTATAAAtcatatgaaatattttattattattggtatgatt
Encoded proteins:
- the LOC114397441 gene encoding probable xyloglucan galactosyltransferase GT14, with product MDNPPLSKYFDKIRFVFFTSFIFCMSLLLWDYYMAVSDRGITFLPSNSSFNYNENADCPRKFNHTNQNSVSSGASNIPRYIVENHTETIVPEAHGEVDKRVHMSSPPLNRDNVGLVSNLSTRNLDSCSGQYVYVYDLASRFNEDLLKGCHSLMKWDDMCPYMSNLGLGQKVIEKSKEKALLKESWYATNQFSLEVIFHNTMKNYKCLTNDSSLASAIYVPYYAGLDVGQYLWGGFNVSIRDASPKELVKWLAQQPEWKRMWGRDHFMVGGRVGWDFRRRTENNDDWGTKLMLFPEARNMSIMLIESGSKVNEFPIPYPTYFHPSKDKEVFQWQKKMIKVKRPYLFSFAGAPRPNSNSSSSIRNEIIKQCQSSRSCKLLSCNDGHNYCNDPVHVTKVFQSSVFCLQPPGDSFTRRSTFDSILAGCIPVFFHPESAYNQYLWHLPRNGSSYSVYIPERDVREKRVMINEKLSRVPKSEVLAMRKEIVRLIPRIIYRYPSSRLETVEDAFDIAVKGILGRIEAARRNITNVNYTIS